The Balneola sp. genomic sequence ATTGGGCTATGAATTTATTGAATTCAAAGTCGTTATTATTTCCGTCGTAGTTACCGATCTCTCCACGAAAAACTAAGCTGGTTGTGAAGTTTCTCGAATATTGATAAAGCCTGGGATTAATATTTAAGCTTAATCCTATACTTTGGTGAAATATCTCATCCGCACTTGGATCAATAGCCGGATTAAGTCGTTCAATATTTCCATCTCCATAAATGTTATAACCCGTAATTGCATCTACTGAATTAAATGTATCTGTGTTGTAACTCACACCTAGATAGGTAAAATCGAAGGCACGGATAGAACCATAAAAACTATATCCCTCAGCTTTATAATAGTCATGAAAATCATATCCCAAGACTAAACTTGAAATAGTATTTTCTGTAAGCCCGGTTCTCCAACTATCTTCAGTAGTTACGATATTATGGATGTCAGCTCCAAGCACGACCTTACGACCAATTGGCTTTTCTAATCCTAATTGATATTGCCATTCTTCTCTACCAATTGAATAACCACCAAGAGCCTGAACTTCGAAACCATAAATGTCAGTAAAATTGTGGGTGAAATCTTCAAACTCGGTATCTACTCCAATAAAAAGGCTGTTAACTCGATTATAGTGAATAGCCTGAACCGAAGGTGAAAAGCCATAGATTGCTGGATTCGGGCCTATATTAGAAAAGAAATCAAATTCGTTGTCCACACCTTCATCATGGTAATAACGGTAACGTGTGTGATAACTTCTTCTGTTTTGATTTCTCTTCTTCTTGTAATCATATGTTAACCGGCAATTGCAATGCCAGTCCCAATCCCAATCACTAGAGTAAATAAGTTTCATCCCTTCTTTATTTGCCCTCCTTTCCTGGGCTGAAGAAATAGTGATTAAAAAAATACTTAGAAGAGCCGGAAGTAAAATTTTTTTCATCATGATGGTAGCTATAAAGTTGAGTCTCAACAACGCTTACACTGATAAAAAAAGGAAAGGTTACAAAGTTTTATTTCTGGCAAAAAGGCGTTCAAAACCATGATATGGCTTTAGTGGAATTAACTCAAAACTTATCAATCCTTTTTCAACTAGTGGCAATGTTGCCAAATATTTTTCTGCATCAGCAAGATCCTTGCATTCAAGAATTAAAACTGCTTCCGGCTTATCATCCCGAAAGTACATTTCACGAATAATCCCCTCTCTATACAATTTCCAGCCCTGTAAAGCTTCTGCTCTCAAATGAGGCACAAAATCTCTTTTATCAAGACCTGGTGTTTCTCTTTCAATGGCAATGATCCGCATTTCACTTGGCTTTTAAAATGACAATGGTAACATCATCTTCCTGATTCACTTTTCCTTTCCAATGGTCCCTCAAAGCAATTAGCTCTTTAAGAATAGATTCAGAAGATTGTGACGAAATCTCTGATAGCCTTTGCTTAATCCTATCCATCCCTAACTGTTCTCTTTTGCGATTGAATAACTCCATTAATCCATCGCTAAACAGAACAAAAACATCTCCAGTCTCCAGTTCTACATCCAACGATTTGTAAGGAAAATCAATACTACTTCCCAATGGCATGGCTTTTAAAAGTACTTCCGAGATAGAATTATTCTGCTTTGAGTATAACAAAGCAGGTGGCATACCAGCAGATGTAAATTCAATACTTCTTTCTCTGCACCGAAGTAACGTCATCCCCATATACATCATCCTTACATTCATGTTTTTAATACCGGATGACATCTTCCTGATCAAATCAATATTACCATTTTCATTTACTAATGAATGAAAATAGCTTTTAGCTGTAGCTACCATAATGCCAGCTTTCATTCCATGCCCAGTGGCATCACCTAAAGCTATGGTAAGCTCTCCACTTTTTGATAAACTGAAATCATAATAATCTCCTCCTACTTCCTGGGAAGGCTCCATAAAAGCTGTTATTTCCCAAAACTCCGTCTCAGGAATTTCGGTTGGGAGCATAGATACCTGAAGCGCCCTAGCCTCCTCTAACTCAGCAGTTTTACGTTCATTCTCCCTCTCTAAAAACTTCTGCTCTATCTCTTTTGCTTTACTTCTTCGTTCCTGTTCTACTGACCTTTCTGAAAGGTGCTTTACTTCAAGATATTTGTATTCCAATCGGATTTGAGCCTTTGCAAAATCGCGAACCAAATATGTAGATAGGGAAATCATGAAAAATACAGAAGGAAACAGGTGCTGGATTAAGTAGAACTTTTCAGTGATTAAATCATTCATGGAAACCAGGCTGATTAGAACCCAAGCAAAGAAAAGGATGGTGCCCCACAATGGAATACTCACCTGCTCTTTTTTACCCATTTGAACCTTAATAAGACTTCGCAAAAACTCAATTAATACAAGTGTGGAAAATCCTGAGTATAAGATTGGAAATTCATATTCAGTAAATAACTTACCGGCAATAAGTAAAATCCCAAGTAGCAGAAAGATGATTAGCTGCTTTGGAGTTGTATTTTTGTGAAAGGAATATCCGAACTTCAACAAGCCTATATGAGCGATTAGCCAGCTTAGATACAACCCTTTTTGAAGTGAAAGAATAAAGTCTGGAGAAGTTGAAAAAGAGCCTGCATTCCAAATCACTGAAAATACCGCTACAGAAGATACAGTGATTACGAAGTAGAGGTTTTTCTCTCCGGCAGGATAAAAAATCAAGAATAAAAAATGGACTAGAGTGATTGCAATGAGAACCCCAATCAGAGACACAGTTACCCAATAGTGATTACCTGCCAACTCAGTTATTTCGTTTACATCATACCTACTAATCGATAATAAAAAGCCTGGCTTGAGCCCATATTTTAAATAGTTAGCAGCTTCATGATTGCTATATCTTACAGATAAGAAATGAACGCCAGCTGTATCAAACTCAAAAACTACGTAAGGAGTCTTACTTGAGGCAACATGATCTTCTTTTTGCCTTGAAAAACTTCCTTCCTGAATAAGAAGTTTTTCATTTAAGTATATCTGAGAGGCACCATTATGAGTTTTAAGAGAGAGTTTAAGTTGCTGCCCTATTAAGGTTGAGTCAACTTCTATTTGTACTTTGAACCACCCATATCCATTCCAGTCCAATGCATCTACATGTTGTTCATCCAATAACGTAGATACTTCTTCCCAACCCGAGAAATCAAAATTAGTATCAATCCAGCTGAAATTATCATCTGATATAGCCTTCCATCCTCTTATTAATTCTAATTCCCCAATTTGATTGAGTGTAAGATTTGTAAGTCGGGTCTGGGCTTGGGTAGCTCCTGTATGACTAGCTGTAATTGCTACCAACACAGATAGAGCTAATAAAGATGATATTTTTAAAAAAACCTTTTTCAACACTTGAATATAAAGCACCAATAATACCAACCAAATATCATTTAGTTACTATTAGCTTTAGAAAATATCTGAATTAAAAACTGAATATGTTCATTCAGTTCCTTTCCAATCAACTTAGCACCTTTTGTAATATCCTCGCGGGGTACATTAGCAGCAAAATTCAAGGTTTTTAATTTTTTGGTCACCGATTTTACTTTCATTCCATCGAAGCTGGTTGGTCTCATTAATGAGACGGCGTGCATGAAACCGGAAAGCTCATCACATGCAAATAAATATCGCTCTATCTCACTTTCAGGTTGCTTACCAGTTCTTTCTGGTGCATGAGCTTTTATTGCCTCAAGAACAGCTTGAGGATATTCAAATTCCGGAAGAATCTCATTAATCGCTTTGTTGGGGTGTTCATCAGGAAATTTTTCCCAGTCGAGATCATGAAGTAAACCGGCTGCCCACCATTCTTCTACTTCTTTAGGGTCTTTTTGAAGACTTAATGCATAAGCTTCCATTGCCTGAGCTACCATCTTCGAATGATGTCTTAGACTTTCCCCGTCAATGTATTTTTCAAGTAATTCTGAACTGAATTGTCTTGATCTCATATAAAATTTTTGTTGGTTACTTTTTGATTAGTTAAAATAAAGTATTGCTTAAAGGGCGTTAGAATTAGTATAAAAAAACACTCTTATATTTTTTTGGAGAATAATAAATAGACAAATGAAGTATCAACTATGAAAAAAGTATTTTTACCTCTTCTCTTTTTGTTTTTTGGGCTCACAAATTGCATAAATAATGTAGAAGATAATACAGGAGAAGAACAATC encodes the following:
- a CDS encoding superoxide dismutase, translated to MRIIAIERETPGLDKRDFVPHLRAEALQGWKLYREGIIREMYFRDDKPEAVLILECKDLADAEKYLATLPLVEKGLISFELIPLKPYHGFERLFARNKTL
- a CDS encoding HD domain-containing protein translates to MRSRQFSSELLEKYIDGESLRHHSKMVAQAMEAYALSLQKDPKEVEEWWAAGLLHDLDWEKFPDEHPNKAINEILPEFEYPQAVLEAIKAHAPERTGKQPESEIERYLFACDELSGFMHAVSLMRPTSFDGMKVKSVTKKLKTLNFAANVPREDITKGAKLIGKELNEHIQFLIQIFSKANSN